In Halobacteriovorax sp. HLS, one DNA window encodes the following:
- a CDS encoding response regulator has product MKNIAFITKSAKFDSLINTFRKSSINAQKKDLASDLSSFNVIICDLGYPMDLAYTFLEKINHDFNFSDKVIISIITHKSQIIKLRSLELGCDGYISPNIEYSDLVKKIREIDDPEKFLIKKDFDNTAFDIQFDGSLTHISETGCLVISKASIDPQEEKVDMSSSLFDQLQLNEDFYFSVSKSNPTSKKSFITEVKFSNLHEESRHKIRKMIHEWGAK; this is encoded by the coding sequence ATGAAAAATATTGCATTTATAACGAAGTCTGCGAAGTTTGACTCTCTTATCAACACATTTAGAAAGTCTTCAATCAATGCTCAAAAAAAAGATCTTGCGTCCGATCTCTCAAGCTTTAACGTCATCATTTGTGATCTAGGCTATCCGATGGACCTTGCGTACACATTTTTGGAAAAAATTAATCATGATTTCAATTTTAGCGACAAAGTCATTATTTCAATAATTACACATAAATCGCAAATCATTAAACTTAGATCACTAGAGCTTGGGTGTGATGGCTACATAAGTCCAAATATTGAATATTCTGATTTAGTAAAAAAAATAAGAGAGATCGATGATCCTGAGAAATTTCTCATTAAGAAAGACTTCGATAATACGGCCTTTGACATTCAATTTGACGGCTCCCTTACCCATATATCAGAAACAGGTTGTCTCGTTATAAGTAAGGCCTCTATTGATCCTCAAGAAGAGAAAGTAGATATGTCATCATCTCTTTTTGATCAACTCCAGCTCAATGAAGACTTCTATTTTTCAGTCTCTAAATCAAATCCGACATCGAAAAAAAGCTTTATAACAGAAGTTAAGTTTTCCAATCTACATGAAGAAAGTCGACATAAAATAAGAAAGATGATCCATGAATGGGGAGCAAAATGA
- a CDS encoding P1 family peptidase: protein MEQIDLKDLGIRIGHFDQGTNNNITDVLGVKVGHKTLIQGEDVRTGVTVIMPNDQIFYNKFIGGKFILNGAGEVSGLTQLTEWGILETPIALTNTMSVGRVSDAMTKWMSKKYEKIWNYRDVVIPVVGECDDSFLNDCIKFNITDEDVFDAIRDAKSGRIDQGCVGAGTGMICSDLKGGIGSSSRIINIDDKEYTIGVLVQSNFGDMEGLRVNGYPIGLCLAKEQGNYQRRVENYGSIITVIATDMPLSTHQLDRLCKRAALGIGRMGSYAAHGSGEIIVGFSTANKIKHESKKSQHGIHLIFDKQLNLAYQAVIEATEESILNSLIHAEDMNGANERFVPALRHDLLKKYYSMYNGITEDIIRD, encoded by the coding sequence ATGGAACAAATCGATCTTAAAGATTTAGGCATTAGAATAGGTCACTTTGATCAAGGGACTAATAATAATATTACAGATGTTTTGGGTGTAAAAGTAGGTCACAAAACTTTGATCCAGGGTGAAGATGTTAGAACAGGTGTTACTGTCATTATGCCGAATGATCAAATATTCTATAATAAGTTCATTGGCGGAAAGTTTATTTTAAATGGAGCAGGTGAAGTTTCTGGCCTAACCCAGTTAACTGAGTGGGGAATTTTAGAGACTCCAATTGCTTTAACCAATACAATGTCCGTGGGAAGAGTTTCTGATGCTATGACCAAATGGATGAGCAAGAAGTATGAAAAAATTTGGAACTATCGTGACGTTGTTATCCCAGTTGTTGGAGAATGCGACGATAGTTTTTTAAATGACTGTATTAAATTTAATATCACTGATGAGGATGTCTTTGATGCCATAAGGGATGCAAAATCTGGAAGAATCGATCAGGGTTGTGTTGGTGCGGGTACAGGAATGATTTGTAGCGACCTAAAAGGTGGCATAGGTTCATCAAGTCGAATCATAAATATTGATGATAAAGAGTACACGATCGGAGTGCTGGTTCAAAGTAACTTTGGTGATATGGAAGGTCTCAGAGTAAATGGATATCCCATTGGGCTGTGCCTTGCTAAAGAGCAAGGAAATTATCAAAGACGAGTAGAGAATTATGGCTCAATCATTACTGTGATTGCTACTGATATGCCTTTGTCTACTCATCAATTAGACCGACTTTGTAAGAGAGCTGCATTAGGAATTGGAAGAATGGGCTCATACGCTGCCCATGGAAGTGGTGAAATTATAGTCGGTTTCTCCACCGCAAATAAAATTAAACATGAGTCAAAGAAATCTCAACATGGAATTCACCTTATCTTTGATAAGCAGTTAAACTTAGCTTATCAGGCCGTCATCGAGGCCACAGAAGAGAGTATTTTGAATTCGCTAATTCATGCTGAGGATATGAATGGAGCTAATGAACGCTTTGTTCCTGCCTTAAGGCATGACCTATTGAAAAAGTATTACTCTATGTATAACGGTATAACTGAAGATATTATACGAGATTAG
- a CDS encoding ATP-grasp domain-containing protein, giving the protein MKIAFVHNLKKSSAIEEAEFDTAEVIEEISGGIIDAGHEVLKIEMSKGGRWIDQLISSEADLVFNTAEGFAGIGREALAPTVFEQLNMKYVGSGPFACFLTLDKYLTKNVLEKKGVITPESYFISDSREIDSLASELSYPVFVKPNFEGSSKGITKRSKCDNTKEFVSYSKEVLAQFPEGLLVEKYIEGRDITVPYVFGLGNEGVLEPVEYSGIETDGVTIYDYDLKNHNGDQVGVNCPANIDNDVKKRLIDQMKLVVEGLGINDMARADFRVTTTGEVYFIEINALPSLQKDAGLFCATSVAGKNYSETLGAIIESAIQRQCIAGPSLRKSRALDLRKPNVALVYNVKRKKTGEVGYEEEAEFDSEETINAIGEAIRSNGHNMTLIEADRNLAKNLQDNKIDVVFNIAEGLHKKSREAQVPALCDLLGIEHTGSDAACLSITLNKSLSTKLVLSEGLNAPRSKVFEVGTKNIKHDLRYPVILKPNLEGTSKGIYDNSVVRNDEEFQKRITQCFDENMGAVLCEEYIVGREFTVGVWGNGVPSVIGISEIEFKEPMDSLPVYSFEAKQESDPLDNKYFKLQSPPDISKKLHRKLSKAAKDIFVITGCRDIARADFRVTEDEEVYFIEINPLPGLSPGFSDLSIIADKNGISYNQLIGKIIRPSIKRWRQSKNK; this is encoded by the coding sequence ATGAAGATAGCATTTGTTCATAACTTAAAAAAGAGCTCGGCGATAGAAGAAGCCGAATTTGATACGGCCGAAGTCATTGAAGAAATTTCTGGTGGAATAATTGATGCAGGCCATGAAGTACTTAAAATTGAGATGTCTAAAGGAGGACGTTGGATTGATCAATTAATTAGCTCAGAAGCTGATTTAGTGTTCAATACTGCCGAGGGTTTTGCGGGAATTGGTAGAGAGGCCTTGGCGCCGACAGTTTTTGAGCAACTAAATATGAAATATGTTGGAAGTGGGCCATTTGCATGCTTCTTAACACTTGATAAGTACCTTACAAAGAATGTCTTAGAAAAAAAGGGAGTTATTACTCCTGAGAGTTACTTTATTTCTGACTCTAGAGAAATTGATTCTCTAGCATCTGAATTGAGCTATCCAGTATTTGTTAAGCCTAACTTTGAGGGATCAAGTAAAGGGATTACTAAGCGCTCTAAATGCGATAATACTAAGGAATTTGTCAGTTATTCTAAAGAAGTACTCGCCCAATTTCCTGAAGGCCTTTTAGTTGAAAAGTATATTGAAGGTAGAGATATTACAGTTCCTTATGTATTTGGTCTTGGTAATGAGGGTGTTCTTGAGCCAGTTGAGTACTCAGGTATAGAGACTGATGGAGTCACAATTTACGACTATGATTTAAAAAACCATAATGGGGATCAAGTCGGCGTTAATTGTCCGGCCAATATAGACAATGATGTAAAAAAGAGACTCATTGATCAGATGAAGCTTGTAGTAGAAGGTCTTGGTATTAATGATATGGCAAGAGCTGACTTTAGGGTTACAACAACTGGTGAAGTTTATTTTATAGAAATAAACGCTCTACCTTCTTTGCAAAAAGATGCAGGACTTTTTTGTGCAACATCTGTTGCCGGAAAGAATTACAGTGAAACATTGGGGGCAATAATTGAATCAGCTATCCAGAGGCAGTGTATTGCAGGACCAAGCCTTAGAAAATCTCGAGCACTTGATTTAAGAAAGCCAAATGTTGCTCTTGTTTACAATGTTAAGAGAAAGAAGACTGGTGAAGTAGGTTACGAAGAAGAGGCTGAGTTTGATAGCGAGGAAACGATTAATGCCATTGGGGAAGCTATCAGAAGTAATGGACATAATATGACCCTGATTGAGGCGGATCGAAACCTTGCAAAGAATCTACAAGATAATAAGATTGATGTAGTTTTTAATATTGCTGAAGGACTACATAAGAAGTCAAGAGAGGCCCAAGTTCCTGCGCTTTGTGATTTACTGGGAATTGAACACACAGGTAGTGATGCTGCTTGCTTATCTATTACCCTAAACAAGTCTCTTTCAACAAAACTAGTTCTCTCTGAAGGTCTTAACGCTCCTAGATCAAAGGTGTTTGAAGTTGGTACAAAAAATATTAAACATGACCTTCGCTATCCAGTGATTCTTAAGCCAAATTTAGAGGGAACATCTAAGGGAATTTACGATAACTCTGTGGTTAGAAATGATGAAGAATTTCAAAAGAGAATTACGCAATGCTTTGATGAGAATATGGGAGCAGTACTTTGCGAGGAGTATATTGTTGGTCGAGAGTTTACTGTTGGGGTCTGGGGCAATGGCGTTCCTTCAGTTATTGGTATTTCTGAAATTGAATTTAAGGAACCTATGGACTCTCTTCCTGTTTATTCTTTTGAAGCTAAGCAGGAAAGCGATCCCCTTGATAATAAGTACTTTAAGCTACAAAGCCCTCCTGATATTTCCAAGAAGCTTCATAGAAAACTTAGTAAGGCGGCAAAAGATATCTTTGTCATTACGGGTTGTCGAGATATTGCTAGGGCCGACTTTAGAGTTACTGAGGACGAAGAGGTTTATTTTATCGAAATAAATCCTCTTCCAGGTCTCTCTCCAGGTTTTAGTGATCTTTCTATTATCGCAGATAAAAATGGAATCAGCTATAATCAACTAATTGGTAAGATTATTCGTCCATCGATTAAGAGATGGCGTCAGAGTAAAAATAAATAG
- a CDS encoding TIGR02147 family protein, with translation MIPRVIDYLDYREYLQDFFLAKKAAKNEYSYRVFNSKGGIKSPSHLKSIIDQKRNLTLKTIEQYTKSLDLKKSNEKNYFKLLVLYNQEKCLTKKEEIFTSLMEEKRKKNLTMVEQAQFNFLASWYNVVIYVLLDMGDFKLNDQRLIKILKNRISRKELEDAFSVLTILKLIKEDDLGFYRQTSGALSTSEDIRDMAIHKYHKNMNELAKQSLVKDDLGIREFNGATIPICREKLPLLKEKIRTFRKEINAMASSYAEPTHVYQLNIQLFPLTEGLS, from the coding sequence TTGATACCAAGAGTTATTGATTACTTAGATTATAGAGAATACTTGCAAGACTTCTTTCTAGCTAAGAAAGCAGCAAAGAATGAGTATAGCTACAGAGTTTTTAACTCTAAGGGTGGGATAAAATCTCCATCACATTTAAAGTCTATAATTGATCAAAAAAGAAATCTAACCCTAAAAACAATTGAACAATATACTAAATCATTAGACCTCAAAAAGAGCAACGAAAAGAACTATTTCAAACTACTTGTTCTCTATAACCAAGAAAAATGTCTTACTAAGAAAGAAGAAATCTTTACGAGTCTAATGGAAGAAAAAAGAAAGAAAAATTTAACGATGGTTGAGCAGGCACAGTTTAACTTTCTAGCAAGCTGGTACAATGTTGTGATCTACGTCTTATTAGATATGGGTGATTTCAAATTGAACGATCAACGTTTAATCAAGATATTAAAAAATAGGATTTCACGAAAAGAACTTGAAGATGCTTTCTCAGTTCTTACTATTCTAAAACTTATAAAAGAAGATGATCTTGGTTTCTACAGACAGACAAGTGGCGCCCTATCAACTAGCGAGGATATAAGAGATATGGCCATTCATAAATATCATAAGAATATGAATGAATTAGCAAAGCAGTCTCTTGTAAAAGATGACTTAGGAATTCGAGAGTTTAATGGTGCCACAATACCTATATGCAGGGAAAAGCTACCTTTATTAAAAGAGAAGATACGAACCTTTCGTAAAGAGATAAACGCTATGGCGAGTTCATATGCTGAGCCTACTCATGTCTATCAATTAAATATACAACTTTTCCCTTTAACAGAAGGGTTGTCGTGA
- a CDS encoding CHASE domain-containing protein translates to MNVKKCLQILMVALAYYLSGRVGLLLAIPPGFASAIWPAAGVAVASALIFGYHACIGVLLGSFLVNLSNSSDYSSFEGFVIASRLPLSIAFGASLQAILGKILIRKSRLQQSRLEDARDILLFLMIVGPISCLISSVIGSGSLYLFGVINLDTLLFSWFTWWVGDTIGAIIITPIIFSFFKTDPLWSSRKVSFSIPVSLMFILIIVFFVFARKWEQEKQLNTFNSRVDTIRTKFKIKKASYEAALKSLASFYKSSSKVSRKDFRNFVESSLASSSGIKALSWNPIVYERDRKNFEKTTGIRIKERNKEGQLVSAGKRESYIPVLYIEPYDSNMRVEGFDVSSNKLRLMALQQARDSGALIATSPINLVQESKAEKGILVFQPVYSYSKKIETLEDRRNHIKGFMVGVFNIHSLFRETLKNLDTEGLEIFVLEDGNKELLYQYPEGKSDAFDPKDLELKVNGLLKKSIEIDFDSKKWVMVINQLPFYYIKKQTWYAWFVLSAGLFVCSVLGAFLLVITGRESKIKLLVKELEISKELLAKSNNELEEKVVARTQGLIEANKAKSKFLANMSHEIRTPMNGILGMGEILKSRLKDTENLESIETIINCGNHLLTIINDILDYTKYSTKKFELEKIDFNLKKEIEDILLLFKSSNTNTGNSFILHWNHDGGEFVCGDPTKVKQIINNLVNNANKFTRGGVIEVFVRFETTSDGRVNTIIEVSDNGIGMGENIEKDIFKSFNQGDPSTTRKFGGTGLGLSICKSLVESMEGSISFSTAKDHGTIFKINIVLDRASSTADTNTKKDQDRNFNISGVKVLVAEDNKINQILTLKLLKKLGIDADLAENGKIAVELCRSHSYDLIFMDYHMPEMDGIEATKDIRTFNNQESVPIIVALTASVMSEEVIKYYEAGMNDCLSKPVHLNDFIITLNKYFPS, encoded by the coding sequence ATGAATGTAAAAAAATGCCTACAGATACTCATGGTAGCTTTAGCCTATTACCTCTCTGGAAGAGTGGGGCTGCTGCTTGCCATTCCTCCTGGATTTGCTAGCGCCATATGGCCTGCCGCTGGAGTTGCTGTCGCTTCAGCCTTAATCTTCGGTTATCACGCTTGCATAGGTGTTCTTTTAGGATCATTTCTTGTTAATCTGTCTAACTCTTCAGATTATTCTTCATTTGAGGGTTTTGTAATTGCATCTCGACTACCTCTAAGCATAGCTTTTGGCGCATCATTGCAGGCAATATTAGGAAAAATTCTAATAAGAAAGTCACGATTGCAACAGAGCCGACTAGAAGACGCGAGAGATATACTACTCTTTTTAATGATTGTTGGACCTATATCGTGCTTAATTAGTTCTGTAATTGGCTCTGGTTCTCTTTATCTTTTTGGTGTCATAAATTTGGACACACTTTTATTTAGTTGGTTTACATGGTGGGTTGGGGATACTATTGGGGCGATTATTATTACACCAATAATTTTTTCATTTTTTAAGACCGATCCCTTGTGGAGTTCAAGAAAAGTATCATTCTCTATTCCAGTATCTTTAATGTTCATCTTAATCATCGTGTTCTTTGTCTTTGCTCGTAAATGGGAACAAGAGAAACAGTTAAATACTTTCAACTCAAGAGTAGATACAATTCGTACAAAATTTAAAATTAAAAAAGCTAGCTACGAAGCAGCATTAAAGTCTCTTGCTAGCTTTTATAAATCTTCCTCTAAAGTGTCTCGAAAAGATTTTAGAAATTTTGTAGAGAGCTCATTAGCTAGCTCTAGTGGAATTAAAGCTCTTTCATGGAATCCTATTGTTTACGAAAGGGATAGGAAGAACTTTGAAAAGACCACAGGGATAAGGATTAAGGAGCGTAACAAAGAAGGTCAACTTGTTTCTGCTGGAAAGAGAGAGTCATATATTCCTGTTCTCTATATTGAGCCCTATGATAGCAATATGCGAGTAGAAGGTTTTGATGTTTCTTCAAATAAGTTACGTCTGATGGCCCTACAACAAGCAAGAGATTCAGGGGCGCTGATTGCAACAAGTCCAATAAACTTAGTGCAAGAAAGCAAGGCAGAAAAAGGAATCTTGGTCTTTCAGCCTGTGTATAGTTACTCTAAGAAAATTGAAACACTCGAAGATAGAAGAAATCACATAAAAGGTTTCATGGTTGGTGTTTTCAATATTCACTCACTCTTTAGAGAAACTCTTAAAAACCTTGATACTGAAGGTCTTGAAATATTTGTATTAGAGGATGGAAATAAGGAGCTTCTTTATCAATATCCAGAAGGAAAGAGTGATGCTTTTGATCCAAAGGATCTCGAATTAAAGGTAAATGGTTTATTAAAAAAGTCAATTGAGATAGATTTTGATTCGAAGAAGTGGGTTATGGTCATAAATCAACTACCATTTTACTATATTAAGAAACAGACTTGGTATGCCTGGTTTGTACTATCTGCAGGTTTATTTGTTTGTAGTGTTCTTGGGGCCTTTTTGCTTGTGATAACTGGAAGAGAATCAAAAATTAAGCTTCTAGTTAAAGAGTTAGAAATTTCAAAGGAATTACTTGCTAAGTCAAATAACGAGCTTGAAGAAAAAGTTGTTGCTAGAACTCAAGGACTTATTGAAGCGAATAAAGCAAAATCAAAGTTTCTGGCCAATATGTCCCATGAGATTAGAACACCGATGAATGGTATCTTAGGCATGGGGGAAATACTTAAGTCACGCTTAAAAGACACGGAGAATTTAGAATCTATTGAAACTATAATTAACTGTGGAAACCATCTTTTAACAATTATCAATGATATCTTAGACTATACGAAGTATAGTACTAAGAAGTTTGAACTTGAAAAGATTGATTTTAATTTAAAAAAAGAGATAGAGGATATTTTGTTATTGTTTAAGTCCTCAAATACCAATACTGGAAATAGTTTTATTCTACATTGGAACCATGATGGAGGTGAGTTTGTATGTGGCGATCCTACAAAAGTAAAACAAATAATAAATAATCTTGTAAATAATGCTAACAAGTTTACAAGAGGTGGTGTGATTGAAGTTTTTGTTAGATTTGAAACAACCTCTGATGGCCGAGTCAACACTATAATAGAAGTAAGTGATAATGGAATTGGAATGGGAGAAAATATTGAAAAAGATATATTTAAGTCCTTTAATCAAGGAGACCCTTCTACGACAAGAAAGTTTGGTGGTACTGGACTAGGTTTAAGTATTTGTAAGTCATTAGTTGAATCTATGGAAGGGAGTATATCTTTTTCAACTGCTAAAGATCATGGAACAATCTTTAAAATTAATATCGTTTTGGATAGAGCTAGTTCTACTGCTGATACTAATACTAAGAAAGATCAGGATAGGAACTTTAATATCAGTGGTGTGAAAGTACTTGTGGCAGAGGATAATAAAATTAATCAAATTCTTACACTAAAATTACTAAAAAAATTAGGTATTGACGCTGATTTAGCAGAAAATGGTAAGATTGCAGTTGAACTTTGTAGGTCACATTCTTATGACCTTATTTTTATGGATTATCATATGCCTGAAATGGATGGAATTGAGGCCACTAAGGATATTAGAACGTTTAACAATCAAGAAAGTGTTCCAATTATTGTGGCACTAACTGCATCCGTAATGAGTGAGGAAGTCATTAAGTATTATGAAGCTGGTATGAACGATTGTCTAAGCAAACCTGTTCACTTAAATGACTTTATTATTACTTTAAACAAATACTTTCCGAGTTAG